One segment of bacterium DNA contains the following:
- a CDS encoding DUF262 domain-containing protein has protein sequence MKTILKTNITVKDICEEFVYNELEGKGLFGLSGKLTIQPEYQRNYIYASDGGKREMAVIESVLKGYPIGLIYFNKVSTDNLEVLDGQQRITSLGRFITDKFAIVDENGLQQNFSGMAKDKKNKILETKLLIYECEGTESQIKEWFKTINIAGVPLVPQELLNAIYSGPFVTLGKEEFSNSQNANTQKWSAYIKGSANRQAFFERALDWVSKGNIDDYMSIHRNDKNISELKKYFNSVIDWISSVFTDVESEMCGLEWGRLYEQYHKKAYNPSKVSKEVRKLYGDPYVKTRKGIYEYILGGSEDTKLLDIRVFDDATKRSVYAKQTKEAEVKKKSNCSHCAIGHDANKEKIWSFGEMEADHVSAWSKGGATSAKNCEMLCKTHNRAKGNR, from the coding sequence ATGAAAACAATTTTAAAAACTAACATCACTGTAAAAGATATTTGCGAAGAGTTCGTCTATAACGAACTGGAGGGCAAAGGGCTATTTGGTTTGTCTGGCAAGCTCACTATTCAGCCAGAATACCAACGCAATTATATTTATGCATCCGATGGCGGTAAAAGAGAAATGGCTGTCATTGAATCAGTTCTCAAGGGATATCCGATTGGATTGATTTATTTCAATAAAGTTTCCACTGACAACCTAGAAGTTTTAGACGGGCAACAACGCATCACAAGTCTTGGACGATTTATCACCGACAAATTTGCAATTGTGGATGAAAATGGTTTACAACAAAATTTCAGTGGTATGGCAAAAGATAAAAAAAATAAGATATTGGAAACAAAACTACTTATTTATGAGTGCGAAGGTACAGAAAGCCAGATAAAAGAGTGGTTCAAGACTATAAACATTGCGGGTGTTCCGCTCGTCCCCCAGGAGTTGTTAAATGCGATCTATTCTGGACCATTCGTTACGCTGGGTAAAGAGGAGTTTAGCAACAGCCAAAATGCCAATACTCAAAAATGGAGTGCGTACATAAAAGGCAGTGCGAACCGACAAGCATTTTTTGAGAGGGCTTTAGACTGGGTGAGTAAGGGGAATATCGATGATTACATGAGTATTCATCGCAACGACAAAAATATCAGTGAGTTAAAAAAATATTTCAATAGTGTAATTGATTGGATCTCCAGTGTATTTACCGATGTAGAAAGCGAGATGTGCGGACTTGAGTGGGGACGACTGTATGAGCAGTACCACAAGAAAGCTTACAATCCTTCAAAAGTATCGAAAGAGGTACGGAAGCTCTACGGTGACCCGTATGTCAAAACCCGCAAAGGCATTTATGAGTACATTCTCGGTGGTTCGGAAGACACAAAGTTGCTAGATATTCGAGTTTTCGATGACGCAACTAAACGGTCTGTTTACGCCAAACAAACTAAAGAAGCTGAGGTTAAAAAGAAATCAAATTGCTCACATTGTGCTATAGGGCACGATGCTAATAAGGAAAAGATTTGGAGTTTTGGCGAAATGGAAGCGGACCATGTATCAGCTTGGAGTAAGGGCGGAGCTACTTCGGCAAAGAATTGTGAAATGTTGTGCAAGACTCATAATCGGGCAAAAGGAAATCGATAA